The sequence aaaataatttttgttttttttaaattaattttgtgttttaatattatatggaaaaataaatatagtattaataaaaaaaattgtgacaATAAAATAGTAGATAATATTCTTTTTAATATATAGTAAAAAATTAGAGTGAcatgaaaatggaagaaatgaGGATGACTAAAACAAACATAGATTAGTTTAAGCACCCATTTTCTCTTGTCCGATTGTCTAAAACTTTTCTGAAAAGCTGAAAACAAAATCATGTAGTTCCACATAAATACAGACGGAATCCTGTATTGTACGATGGAAAAtataagggttaaggtgcaaaagtacccctaacgttttggttcaagagaaattttacttttaacgtctaaaatggtataatCTTACCCCCTAACTtcggaagccaagagcaattttaccactaacgttgataaattgtgtCAATTTCAAAAACAgatatttttttccttattctgtaccaattgcataacaattcgttctaaaaaaatgatttcatgttttttataatttaataatagaattgaagattaatatttataaattcggtgaattttttgagttttttttttgtctaattcgtacaaaaagacaagtatattttttatttttcacatcccaacatatatttgtgatttgttactgataaaatgacgtccgcgtgaagtgtagatgacaaaattcatgatcgagaagacaatttaacgaattatttctcaaattgacccaatttatcaacgttaagaggtaaaattgctcgacttccaacattagaggtaaaattgcaccattttagacgttaagagtaaaattgctccttaaccaaaacgttaggggtatttttgcaccttaacctaaaatataaatatgatCTACCAATACATTTCATAGAAACACCCTGAAAACTATGATCGATCTTCCGATATATATTTCTTTGGTATAAACAAAGGTGCCAATGTACACCAAAATATTCAAGATCAAATTCAGAATTTCTATACCACTAATGATCTTGAAAAAAATGTCAATTACTACTATCCCTGAAACTAAACCCACAATTTAGCAATTTACATAGCAGACAGATCACGGATATAATCATCCCACATGCTACTTGCAATAGTGTCTCGCAACTGTGAACTAAATTCAAGCTGTTCCATCTCGAAAGATTCAATACCCAGAGCCCGATTCTCTGCCTGCATCATTGACTGATCCGCCTCCAAGGGCGGCAAGGGTTCTTCCATTTGTAGTATATTATCTTCTTCATACATTCTGAAGATCAAATCGTCCGGTTTCTCCCCGCGTATGTAATTGTGAATTGCACATGTTGCTACAACCAACTTAACCTGGGTCTGTAAAGGGTATGGAGGAGCGGACATCAGTATTGGAAACCGAGCCTTGAGAGCCCCAAAGATTCGATCTGTGGCGTTTTTCAACAAGGAATGCCTTTGATTGAATAGCTGTCTTGGATCTTGAGGATGATAGGCAGTAGAAAACTCATTTGAATGATGAGGAATCTCATTATATGGGGATATGAAGCCTGGCATATTCGCATATTTGCTATCCACAACGTAATACTTACCTGCGTTATTAGAAATACGCGCAACAAGAGCAGTAGATTTCAGTGAGTTAAAGAGACTGTGCAGAAGTATTCTTCTAGGTTTCATGAAAAAAGAAtgacataattaaaaatatacatCTCAAATGCTGAATAAATGTCTTTCCGATCGGGGTTAAATAACCTTATATCAAGTAATAAGTTCAAAGTGTATATACCTTCAGGGACATGCAACTTGTTACGCCTTGTAAGAGCTGAGTTCAGAACTCGCAAATCTGATGCTGAGCCTTCCCAACCAGCTAAAACATAATGAAACTTCAGATCAAATGAGCATGCTGCAAGAACATTTTGTGAAAGTAATCCATTCTTGTTGCGGAAGGGACCTTGTTCGTCCACACCCACCATAACAGGAATGTGTATGCCATCAACTGCTCCCACACAATCCTAGTCATAAAAGTTCTAAGAGTGAGATGCAGGTTACCCTCCTTCAAACAAGAGACTAGGACAAAACCAAAGTACTAGCACATCGTATAGGATTACCTTGAAATAAGGATAAAATCTAGGATCTCCCGAGATTTCTGGTGGAACTTCAGATCCTGGAGACTGAAAGAAATCTAATGAAATTGCCATAATAGCATTCAAAACATTGTTGAAATGACGACTAATGGTTTCTCCTGAATACCGGAATAACTCCTGAACAGCCCGAGTGCGCAAGTTATGGCCAACAATGAATAGGAATATAGCCAATTGCTCCTCAATCTTGATTCTGTTTGTATGGCGCAGTAGGCCTTTGGCTTGCAGAATATCACATAACTTGTAGAATACCTGCTTATCCATGCGAAAATTTTCCAGACAACGGTCACTTGGACCTCCCAATACTTCATCTACAAACTTGGTACCATTAGCTAAGCTTATACTTAATTCTTTTGGCAGACAATTTCCATAAACTCCATCCTTCTCCTCATCAGAGCTCTCCATGGAAAAATTAAGCTCTGCATCCAATAAAAACCTCGCATTAAATTCATGACATGAAGCAATGAAATCTCAGTTGGTTTTCATACTCTAGAAGTAATATCACTTCCTAAGTCAATCAGGAATGGGAGACGGTATAATTTAGCGCTCAAGGTTATTCAGAAAGGTTAATTTAGTCCCTTATAGTTAACTTTTTTAAATCCTGCCGCACAAAGTTACCATTTACGAACCATAGTCAATTGAGTCCTCAAGTAAAAGCTCAGCTAAAATTGAGATGACATGGTAAAAGAATGCAATATATATGGCCATATAGGAATAGACAGCTATTCTTCACGTGATAGTGCACGTGCCTTCTATAAGAGAAGGCGCGTATCTCTTTCATCGATAAAGTTCCAAAATTGGATGAAAAAAAGCCATATCAGCCAAATTTAATGGAGATTTTTTCGAGCGCATTGATCAGGGTTCATAACATCAGAGAAAAGTTAACAATAAACGCTAAAATTTGACATTCTTAAATAACCTTGAGAGCTAAATTGTACGCTATCCACAATAAGTAACTACCTAAGACAGATAATAAAGCATATGAAACCTTCAAGTAGACATTGAGTTCCAGTAACAAGGGAGAATATCTCGTGAGAACACGACAACATTCTGTATCGGGTTTAATCATGTAGTCATATAAGCCTAAGTAATTGGCATTTGACAACTGAAACTTCCTGATTCTACTGCATTTATTCAACTAAACTCCCCTTTCCTGCATTGCTAGTTTACCTAATAAGATGGCATCAGGAATAGTCTTTCACATCTTTTCTTCATCTAGGTTATTGAGTTAGCAATTTGAATTATTTGACATACCAGCAAATCTCGAAGATGGCTCAATCATTGATTGAAAATTGAAAGGAAACAAGTCAGTAACATGAAATGGGAAAATTTACTCCAGAACACAATCATGAACTGTTTATTCAAAATCAGAAGCTTATAGCTAGCCAATAACCCCATTTCTaagcaagaagaagaaaaaaaaggggtAAATGTAACTGATAAAGCAATTGATTGATAAGcaataaattattcaaattcCACTACAGCAACATTGATCAAGCAAGGGAAAGAAAGAACCAAAAAGTAAatggaaaaacaaataaattaagaaatggCTTACCACCATGCGATCTGCATCAATCCGTTGACGCAGTGGGACGGTGAAATTGGGGAAAACGAAAATCAATGGTGACAGCTGATGGTTAGACGGAAGAAAAGAGGCAAAAGAGGCGAGAGAGTCACAGGTTGATTCTACTGAAAGAGGAACGAAGAAATTGCAGAGCAGAAGGTCCACACGACATTGAGAAGGAAGCAAATTATAGGCATAAGAGGAGAGAAGGACACTCCCATACATGGAAAGGAAAGAGTGAGGGTTCAGAATAGGGTTTTATTCGgctaaattacacccatggtcactgaattttacactttttaataccggtaccactcaactttaactaactcctcaaaatgaccgttaacgacctcaaaatgaaaatattaaataattaaagtttttcagaatgacatttaccatgaaactatattctttatttttcaaaatcattttttttgaactttctcacctaaatgacctcaaaatgaaattttttaagaattaaagttcctcaaaatatcattaactttttaaaattttattttgagaccgtcaacagTCGTTCTAAGACGTTTAGTGATCATcgatattaaaaaaatggaaAGTTCAATGATCATACCGTTAACAATTGA comes from Euphorbia lathyris chromosome 8, ddEupLath1.1, whole genome shotgun sequence and encodes:
- the LOC136204201 gene encoding uncharacterized protein isoform X1, whose protein sequence is MESSDEEKDGVYGNCLPKELSISLANGTKFVDEVLGGPSDRCLENFRMDKQVFYKLCDILQAKGLLRHTNRIKIEEQLAIFLFIVGHNLRTRAVQELFRYSGETISRHFNNVLNAIMAISLDFFQSPGSEVPPEISGDPRFYPYFKDCVGAVDGIHIPVMVGVDEQGPFRNKNGLLSQNVLAACSFDLKFHYVLAGWEGSASDLRVLNSALTRRNKLHVPEGKYYVVDSKYANMPGFISPYNEIPHHSNEFSTAYHPQDPRQLFNQRHSLLKNATDRIFGALKARFPILMSAPPYPLQTQVKLVVATCAIHNYIRGEKPDDLIFRMYEEDNILQMEEPLPPLEADQSMMQAENRALGIESFEMEQLEFSSQLRDTIASSMWDDYIRDLSAM
- the LOC136204201 gene encoding uncharacterized protein isoform X2, which encodes MKYWEVQVTVVWKIFAWISRYSTSYVIFCKPKAYCAIQTESRLRSNWLYSYSLLAITCALGLFRSYSGSEVPPEISGDPRFYPYFKDCVGAVDGIHIPVMVGVDEQGPFRNKNGLLSQNVLAACSFDLKFHYVLAGWEGSASDLRVLNSALTRRNKLHVPEGKYYVVDSKYANMPGFISPYNEIPHHSNEFSTAYHPQDPRQLFNQRHSLLKNATDRIFGALKARFPILMSAPPYPLQTQVKLVVATCAIHNYIRGEKPDDLIFRMYEEDNILQMEEPLPPLEADQSMMQAENRALGIESFEMEQLEFSSQLRDTIASSMWDDYIRDLSAM